From a region of the Neobacillus niacini genome:
- a CDS encoding DUF3231 family protein translates to MEPTRISLTAPEVSSLWTQFMFETMSIGFIKYALEHIKDEDIIEIYKHSLELSEGHVQNVKEFFAGEGVPIPKGFTEEDVNIHAPRLFQDPFYLFYIYIMTLQGLTGYSLSLSTSIRADLRKYYITCNSETMVLFEKVIDSLLTKGLFSRPAVLTPSEDIDFVKHQSFLTGWFGERRPLTGIEIGDITFNMNKMQMHVALKVGFSQVAASKKVRQYINRGMEISTKHIAAFEKIFREEKLNSPVSWQSHVTSSTTSPFSDKWMMYQVQLSSQIAIAFYGTALSVTSRADIAEKYMAMISELIRFAEDGANLMIENGWMEEPPKASDRRTLSKGKKEGIENNKQEK, encoded by the coding sequence ATGGAACCAACACGAATATCTTTAACGGCTCCAGAGGTTTCAAGTTTATGGACTCAATTTATGTTTGAAACAATGTCGATCGGTTTTATTAAATATGCACTTGAACACATAAAAGACGAAGATATTATTGAAATCTACAAACATTCATTAGAGCTTTCAGAAGGTCATGTGCAAAATGTAAAGGAGTTTTTTGCAGGGGAAGGTGTTCCCATCCCAAAAGGATTTACAGAGGAGGATGTGAATATTCATGCTCCCCGCTTGTTTCAAGATCCTTTTTATCTGTTCTATATTTACATAATGACATTACAAGGGCTGACAGGGTACTCTCTATCTCTCAGTACGTCCATACGAGCAGATCTTCGCAAATACTATATCACCTGTAACTCGGAAACGATGGTGCTTTTTGAGAAGGTTATCGATAGTCTGCTGACGAAAGGGCTATTTTCAAGGCCTGCTGTCCTGACGCCGTCTGAAGATATCGACTTCGTAAAACATCAAAGTTTTTTAACAGGATGGTTTGGCGAACGGCGTCCTTTAACCGGGATTGAAATAGGGGATATTACTTTTAATATGAACAAAATGCAAATGCATGTCGCATTAAAGGTTGGTTTTAGCCAAGTGGCCGCTTCGAAGAAAGTTCGGCAGTATATCAATAGAGGAATGGAGATTTCCACTAAACATATTGCCGCATTCGAGAAAATCTTTCGTGAGGAAAAGTTGAATTCTCCTGTGTCCTGGCAATCGCATGTTACCAGTTCGACAACCTCACCCTTTTCAGATAAGTGGATGATGTATCAAGTCCAACTGTCGTCACAGATTGCTATTGCCTTTTATGGGACAGCATTAAGTGTAACATCGAGAGCAGACATTGCTGAAAAATATATGGCGATGATTTCTGAATTGATTAGATTTGCCGAAGATGGTGCGAATCTCATGATTGAAAATGGCTGGATGGAAGAACCTCCGAAAGCCAGTGACCGTAGAACATT
- a CDS encoding DUF3231 family protein → MDLMKPINISSDKLAPENPFTAVEMGKLWATYVGNSMSHKILQYFLKHIEEEDIKTLLENGLALTVDFMQTIEKFFKKEDFPIPVGFTQEDVNLGAPRLFEDQFYVHYLKYAAKAGMSIYAIAIPLVMREDIREFFIHCNETTTILLGQINNVLIEKGYIMRPPAIPVPKQVDFIKKENYLNGFFGDVRQLHALEITHLYDNIENNITSKALLIGFSQVAKKEKVRQFFIRGKAITDREVQHFQDKLHKENLPFPSQIDHLVTASTFSPFSDRLMVFHKVDMFAIKIRSFANSMAVNGRRDIGLMYLKALSEVSLFVEDGANILIEHGWMEQPPKAIDRDELSAK, encoded by the coding sequence ATGGATTTAATGAAGCCTATTAACATTAGCTCAGATAAATTAGCTCCAGAAAACCCATTTACTGCTGTGGAAATGGGAAAACTTTGGGCTACCTATGTAGGGAATAGTATGTCTCATAAGATCTTGCAGTATTTTCTAAAGCATATTGAAGAAGAGGATATCAAGACTCTGTTAGAAAATGGTCTTGCCCTTACAGTTGACTTTATGCAAACAATCGAGAAGTTTTTTAAAAAAGAAGACTTCCCAATTCCTGTAGGATTTACACAAGAGGACGTAAATCTAGGTGCCCCTCGCTTATTTGAAGATCAATTTTATGTGCATTATTTGAAATATGCTGCCAAAGCGGGAATGAGTATATATGCCATTGCCATTCCGTTGGTAATGAGGGAAGACATACGGGAATTTTTCATCCATTGTAATGAAACTACGACCATTCTGCTGGGGCAGATTAACAACGTGTTGATTGAAAAAGGCTATATTATGAGACCTCCAGCTATTCCAGTGCCAAAACAAGTCGACTTTATTAAAAAGGAAAACTATTTGAATGGTTTTTTCGGTGATGTTCGACAATTACATGCGCTCGAAATCACTCATCTTTATGATAATATTGAGAACAATATTACGAGTAAAGCTCTATTAATTGGCTTTAGCCAAGTGGCAAAAAAGGAGAAAGTGAGACAATTTTTTATAAGAGGTAAAGCGATAACCGATCGGGAAGTTCAGCATTTTCAAGATAAACTCCATAAGGAAAATTTGCCGTTTCCATCCCAGATTGACCATTTGGTGACTGCGTCTACTTTTTCGCCATTTTCGGATCGACTTATGGTATTTCACAAAGTAGATATGTTTGCGATTAAAATTCGGTCATTCGCAAACTCAATGGCCGTAAATGGACGTAGAGATATTGGTTTAATGTATTTGAAAGCACTTTCCGAGGTTTCTTTGTTTGTAGAAGACGGGGCAAATATATTGATTGAACATGGGTGGATGGAACAGCCGCCAAAAGCCATTGATCGTGATGAACTGTCAGCTAAATAA
- a CDS encoding CBO0543 family protein, giving the protein MNSLFLIAGLKWGDWRNWTKYHSTILFFWFGDLLYNVLCKNYMMWEYKETIFGQNLLPNHLTVSLLIMFVAYPATVLIFLGNLPEKTMKMVLWLLFWVALFSLVEYINLRFFDLVMHHNGWTMAWSVLFNLIIFSMLLLHYKRPIAALIISIPIILFFVIFFKVPIY; this is encoded by the coding sequence TTGAATAGCTTGTTTCTCATTGCCGGATTAAAATGGGGTGATTGGAGGAACTGGACTAAATACCATTCCACTATTCTATTCTTTTGGTTTGGTGATTTGCTTTATAATGTTCTATGTAAAAATTATATGATGTGGGAGTACAAGGAGACGATCTTTGGTCAAAATCTTCTGCCTAATCATCTAACGGTTTCATTATTAATCATGTTCGTGGCATATCCTGCAACGGTGTTAATTTTTCTAGGAAATTTACCAGAAAAGACAATGAAAATGGTTTTGTGGTTACTATTCTGGGTGGCTTTATTTTCATTAGTAGAATACATAAATTTACGTTTTTTTGATTTGGTTATGCATCACAACGGATGGACAATGGCATGGTCCGTTTTATTCAATTTAATCATTTTTTCGATGCTGCTTTTACATTATAAACGTCCCATCGCAGCATTAATCATCTCCATTCCAATCATTTTATTCTTTGTCATATTTTTTAAAGTACCGATTTATTAA
- a CDS encoding AraC family transcriptional regulator yields MVEETTLHILNGQAMYDFFKRNNFLQGQKMIPFNEAMCSGETTEGLFTPEFIEKRAKVHHVTREKYTDTTLNPLKPLFSKSFTNIELWFDEDMFCQINILTILAWLDKNGHTKPINLNIVGDKFEPMGNYTLMAAGYYEHYVEVLINKTLPESIHLVPLRKGIELYLTYLHEDSNLMLYIKKNQNMTEKELVYSLLENFREYGLGDIQYLEIIRAQRS; encoded by the coding sequence ATGGTTGAAGAAACAACATTACATATATTAAATGGACAAGCAATGTACGATTTTTTTAAAAGGAACAATTTCCTCCAAGGTCAAAAGATGATTCCTTTTAACGAAGCAATGTGTTCTGGGGAAACAACAGAAGGCCTCTTCACACCGGAATTCATCGAAAAACGTGCAAAGGTTCATCACGTAACTCGAGAAAAATATACTGATACTACCTTAAACCCATTAAAGCCGCTCTTTAGCAAAAGTTTTACAAACATAGAACTATGGTTTGACGAGGATATGTTTTGTCAAATCAATATCCTCACAATCCTTGCTTGGCTTGACAAAAACGGTCACACTAAGCCCATTAACCTGAATATTGTTGGTGATAAGTTTGAACCTATGGGAAATTACACATTAATGGCAGCTGGTTATTACGAACACTATGTAGAAGTATTGATTAATAAAACGCTCCCTGAATCAATCCATCTAGTACCCTTAAGGAAAGGCATTGAGTTGTATTTAACTTATCTTCATGAGGACAGTAACCTAATGTTATATATTAAGAAGAACCAAAATATGACGGAAAAAGAACTTGTATACTCCCTCTTAGAAAATTTCAGAGAGTATGGATTAGGCGATATACAATATCTAGAAATTATAAGGGCGCAACGGTCTTAA
- a CDS encoding GNAT family N-acetyltransferase: protein MIKLGNEAEIVIAHKLMKEAFEEYRYLEVPSSAINEPLDTLRDSFRNGLEKFIVCYMDGNPFGSLRFNTKGQTLYFSRVSVPPYARGRGIAKSMLSWLEDYAEKEGIHKLLCKVRSSLTHNVRLYQSIGYTVTKEEIVTNSNNFSVNIVVMEKLLKQ, encoded by the coding sequence ATGATAAAATTGGGAAATGAAGCGGAGATTGTTATTGCGCACAAACTAATGAAGGAGGCATTTGAAGAGTATCGATATCTTGAAGTTCCTTCAAGTGCGATAAATGAACCGCTTGATACGTTAAGGGATTCATTTCGAAATGGTTTAGAAAAGTTTATAGTATGTTACATGGATGGGAATCCATTTGGGTCTTTACGATTTAATACGAAAGGTCAAACATTATATTTTTCTAGAGTATCTGTTCCACCCTATGCCAGAGGAAGAGGAATCGCAAAATCAATGCTATCTTGGCTCGAGGATTATGCTGAAAAAGAGGGAATTCATAAACTGCTATGTAAAGTGAGAAGCAGCCTGACTCATAATGTGCGTTTATATCAATCTATTGGTTATACCGTTACGAAAGAGGAAATAGTTACGAATTCTAATAATTTCTCAGTTAACATAGTAGTCATGGAAAAACTATTGAAGCAATAA
- a CDS encoding VOC family protein has protein sequence MENKLLRMGTIYLPVRNVDLSSKWYVTKLGAVLNYKDKDKAILDFANQSIFLVKAQENQSANFYNSYGEECFSLTFEVNGLKALEDIHREFKEKEIKVGDIENRGHSGRNFVFYDPDGNKFDVWSELSPIFKEKFFD, from the coding sequence ATGGAAAATAAATTACTTAGGATGGGTACTATCTATTTACCAGTGAGAAATGTAGACCTTTCATCAAAATGGTATGTAACCAAATTAGGAGCAGTATTAAACTATAAAGATAAAGACAAAGCCATATTGGATTTTGCCAATCAAAGTATTTTCCTTGTAAAGGCACAGGAGAATCAAAGTGCTAACTTCTATAATTCCTACGGGGAAGAGTGTTTCTCCCTCACATTTGAAGTGAATGGACTAAAAGCTCTTGAAGACATTCATAGGGAGTTTAAGGAAAAAGAAATTAAAGTGGGAGATATTGAGAACAGAGGACATAGCGGAAGAAACTTTGTTTTCTATGATCCTGATGGAAATAAATTTGATGTGTGGAGTGAACTTAGCCCAATATTTAAAGAGAAGTTTTTTGATTAA
- a CDS encoding CoxG family protein, translating to MKIEYQHTFGLPIKVVWKYIKDEKILGSALPSCRLFVQSTKGLYQAEIDVNIGPLKDVFTLEVRLEKEQIPSYFQLLLKGRGNLGEISSNAEIFFNDQQGSTQLNIRAEVKVSGTLSGAAERVISGGANKGIEKFFLSVEKEIKKNLYLLRKGQK from the coding sequence TTGAAAATTGAATACCAGCATACTTTTGGTTTGCCGATAAAGGTAGTCTGGAAGTACATCAAGGATGAAAAAATTTTAGGAAGTGCACTCCCAAGCTGCAGATTGTTTGTTCAAAGCACAAAGGGATTATATCAAGCCGAAATTGACGTTAACATAGGTCCATTAAAAGATGTTTTTACACTCGAGGTTAGGTTGGAAAAGGAACAGATCCCGTCTTATTTTCAATTGCTTCTGAAAGGAAGAGGTAATTTAGGGGAGATCAGCAGCAACGCGGAGATATTTTTCAATGACCAACAGGGAAGCACACAGCTCAATATACGAGCCGAAGTGAAAGTCTCAGGAACCCTGTCTGGTGCAGCAGAGCGAGTCATAAGTGGAGGGGCAAACAAGGGAATAGAGAAATTTTTTCTGAGTGTAGAAAAAGAAATAAAGAAAAACCTTTATCTTTTGCGAAAAGGTCAAAAATGA
- a CDS encoding VOC family protein: MYRFKAIDHIQLAAPKGCEDSARKFFIDILGFEEMEKPEELKKRGGVWFRNGSTQIHIGVEEPFAPAKKAHPAFEVENIVALKKHLSVNGVEVIEDNNLPGANRFYTADPFGNRIEILEWI; encoded by the coding sequence ATGTATCGTTTTAAAGCCATTGATCACATTCAACTTGCTGCTCCAAAAGGTTGTGAAGATTCTGCGAGGAAGTTTTTTATAGATATTCTAGGATTTGAGGAAATGGAGAAACCAGAAGAATTGAAAAAGCGCGGCGGAGTTTGGTTTCGAAATGGTAGTACACAAATACATATTGGTGTAGAGGAACCATTTGCACCAGCAAAAAAAGCGCATCCTGCCTTTGAGGTGGAAAATATTGTAGCGTTAAAAAAACATTTAAGCGTTAACGGAGTAGAAGTGATTGAAGACAATAACCTTCCTGGGGCCAATCGTTTTTATACAGCTGACCCCTTTGGCAATCGTATAGAAATACTTGAGTGGATCTAA